Within the Salvia hispanica cultivar TCC Black 2014 chromosome 4, UniMelb_Shisp_WGS_1.0, whole genome shotgun sequence genome, the region gaaccaaaataataaattattatattttaagatataCTCAATATTCAATCAACTCAActataccttttttttatgattgatttATCTGTGATTATCCAACCACAcaattatatacttatttttataataatattattagatgaaatatttattattgcatactaaaaattgataaaaaaacacaacaaatGATAGACTAAAgttgtataaaataaacaaataaacaacataaattacagtaattgaaatatgaaattgaaaaatacacAATTGGTGCTCAAAATATAAGATGGAaattagtaatagtagtaattttgagaatcatataatatattactctCACCACCATTCATAGTGAAAACAAAGAAGACTACAACCAAAGAAGAGGGATTATATGAGAAGAaaagatgatatttttctataataaaataaatatatcaaatgcggtctatatttatagaggatgaaaaattaaaaattttggtataatttatataattacttaatataatagataaaagatatataaattttaaaaaaaatatatttatcaaccTATGAGATTGTGCCATTTGGTACattgatttattgattgatAATCACATCAATAACACTCATTCACGTTTTGTATGTGCATTATACAAAGTATAATGGTGCTTTATCTATATGATgcatattccaaaaaaattctCTATTCTCAATGCATTCTCATATTCCCAATTCACACTGTAGAGGCTATAACGGTTATTCCTATTCCACTATCATAAATTGCTAATTCAACTTTTCCTTTCATTTGTGCAAAGAAAGAATCGTACAACATACTGATATAtggattatataaaattttgttatcaatttggaagaaaatatttttttatgtcattaatcAATAGTGTATttttatctcatattttaaaaaaccatACAAAGATTGACTCATAGTATACATTTGCACTTTATTAACATTTTGTGTGCAAAACTTCTTAGAGAAgctatataatttatgtaacttttggacttttttattatctttgattgagtttaaatcaatcaatgggaaatttactttttgcatcatatatgtataagagaacctaaaataataaattataatattttaagatatgcTCAATATCCAACAAACTCAATTATacttttttggtaatttattaGTGACTATCCAACCAcaccattatatatttatttttgttaaattttataataaaagtttacatgataaatttattattgcacactaaaaattgataaaaagcACGATAAATGATAGactaaaattgtataaaataaacaacataaattacagtaattgaaatatgaaattgaaaatacacAATTGGTGCTAAAAAAGATGGaaattagtaataataattttggagCATATTAATAATCTATAGTTTTTTGAAGTAtacatggagtatattaatattctataGTTTTTGGAAATAtacatggagtatattaatattctataGGTTTTGgaagtatatattaaattacaactaaatttatcactaattaatattactaacATTAAAAGATACGATGAGATGGTCTCTCTATTTATTTCAACTTTTCaagtacataataaaatactataaattaatgcCATCATTcttgtaaatttaataatagGAAATAacatagtactccattttattatatagatatataagaaaaatattcctaaaagtGACTAATAGACGTGTAGTATATGTGCAATAACATTATGCTTCAACTTGTGTTTTCACATctgtatatataattgtttctgagtgaaaataaagaaaagtgattgATAAACgtacaattttataaactacACGTATATACACATAATGCATGCCgtattactttttaaattagtttttataatagtTAAAAAGGATAATGCATGCTagattactttttaaattagttcgaagtttgtttggattttatttactaatttgttacctataatttataattgcaTTATACAATGATATCGTATTATTTTACCTTTGCTGAGATTCCTATAATTGTTAATATGTTGTGCTTTAATCTatgcaataaaatatgagtacaTGTAATAtggttattatattttgttttacataATAGGATTTATTTGTCgatatttaatgtttaatataaatctgcatttttttttgttttctgttgATGATAAATGTATTTGTTAAACTGATATTATGTTATTGGTGTTTGTATATTATGATTTGCATATCTATTGAAGCTAGGTTTCtgcttttgatttttattcttaGAGTCGTtatattgtactcccttcgtcccacttaagatgacacgatttttctttttagtttgtctctactaagatgacacatttccttttttggaactttctctctccaattaatacacccagccattttttctcacccctattaaaatattcatctttctctcgctctctattttaatacttccacccacctttcatctctccaattaaacacattaaccaacaactcataaaatcccgtgccgactaaggaatgtgtcatcttagccgggacggagtgagtagtgtttatttatttctttcgtTAATGTGGAAAGTTGTGAATCATGGTTTTAATTCTGTGAGGAATTATTAATAGGGTAATATAACTTGAAAGATGTGTTATTGCTaaagtattttgtttgattttagtaTAAGTTGATTATTGCTTTTATGGATTGGTAGGTtaaaaggatttgaattcTTTGCAGtgtatttaagaaaataattaatgaagagtttaaaattgtactcccCCTGTCCCATCCccctgtcccattagaaatgcaaatttcctttttaggttgtcccactaaaaatgaaacgtttcctaaaatagaaacatcactctctctacttttccctctctcctactttactctctcttcatcaactcacaaaacaacactgcataaaatcccgtgccggaaaccaaatgtttcatatttattgggacagagggagtattgatTTAGTGGCTGAGGGAGAATGGATAAGGAAATACAATATTACCTCtaaattttcacaattattaCGCATAAGATTTACTTTCATTTGCACTTGGGTtgttaaataatatattaagattataCGCAATAATGAAGTGCATCTCATATTTTCAATAGGGATAATTTAGATTTTCTTTTGACCGAAAACCAAGCATAATTATAggaatatacataaatatttaaaattgtattcaatattttatacatatgcATTCTCCATTGACAACTTAGTAACTAATTACAATTGTAATTAAATGAATACGTAATTAACTACGAATGTCGTCAGCTGCGCCACGCGCTGGGGGATGCACTAACACTTTAGATTCTCTTAATTATTGTACTCTGTTTGTACAAACTAAGTTGGTACATAATTTTTTGGTATGAAATCTTAAAATAATCTTCTTAGTCTTAACTAGAGAGAGtatgtttttcttataaatttataagaaaatatgtattcttaaatattgtattctttttgtcccaattaagttggTATAAAACTTTTGGGCATAAAGTGGGTTAAATAATTTCCTTTATTCATATCTCGCACgaattatataatttactaTGAATTTTCTCGGCTGCGCAAGGGGATATACTAGTCAGTAATAATAAAGcatatttgaaatgaaattatgtCCACCCCGAATACGGATAATCGTACACCTGTATTAAGTTAGAAGAAGCTCCCGTCTTCCTCTAGATCTGAGCTTCAGTTCAACCTCACTGCCAAAATCTAGGGTTTCAAGGTTAGGAACTCAAGCTAGCTAGGTTTTGAATCGCCAATCGCGgtgttgattttattttttatttttaaagttctgCTGTGCCGAATCCCCTACGTTGTTCCAGTGGAATTGCTAAATTTCTTTTTGACTCTGATTTTCGCTGTCCAAGACTTGGATGCTCGAAAACTGTTAAGCAATAATCACAGAGCTTGTGAAATAATATCTTGTTATGGAAATCgtgaacaaaatatatttggaTATGTATGTATCTGTTACTGCGTAGTCAAACTTCGTTGGGAGTTTCGAGCTGAATCGTGCGTGGTTGAGGAATTCCAGGTTGATACTGGAAGGTTTGGTTCATGGGAGTTTGGAGCTTAGCTTATTGAAACTGTTGAGTCTTTGGAGGTTGCAATTCGTGCACTGCTTTCAGTTGATCCAAGACATTAGTATATAAGCCCTGCACGTTTCTGAGAAATTTTAGTTGGGATTCGGAGATTACTTGCTTGCTTAATTTGATTGAGAAACGGATCAAGTTAGGTTGACATATGTGGGGTTTGGGATAAGAAAGCGAGTGGGTGAAAGATGGCGCTTAAGCTTCCTGCTGCAGAAGCAGCTAAGGTGGCTATTCAGTCGATTGGCCGTGGATATGATATTTCCTTGGATCTTAGACTAAAGTATTGCAAGGGAGATTCACATATGATGGAGATTAATGAGGATCAGTGCCGGGAGATTATTCTTCCAGGTGGAACCTCAGTTGCTGGTGtttcaaaatcaatcaaatgcGATAAAGGAGAGCGGACACGATTTCGTTCTGACGTTCTGACTTTCCAGCAGGTTGCTTacattctgattttttttgtttgttcagTATATATTCATTTGTATTATAAATGCATTTAATTGATTTGGCCCTTTCTATAAAGAACTTTGTGATCTGAGCTATGAAATGATAGTTATTTGGCTGTTGAAAATGTGCGTATATGTGGCACTTCTCTAGCTTTGAGTCATATCATCCATTGTCTGGTTCTTTGCTAACACTCATGTCCTGATGTTCACTGGTCAGCTTATACTCTATCTATGTtcgagtatataaaaaatataacctATACCTTCACATTCCCCCAGATGTCAGAGCAATTAAATCAAGAGCTGTCATTGACGGGAAAAATTCCTTCAGGGCTCTTCAATGCAATGTTTGAGTTTTCTGGTTGTTGGCAGAAAGACGCAGCATACACCAAAACTCTTGCTTTTGATGGTATGTTTATAACACTGTATACGGTTGCACTAGAAAAGTCTCAGATGGTGCTTAAGGATCATGTGAAGAGAGAAGTTCCATCATCATGGGAGCCTGCAGCGTTGGCAAGGTATACCTTGGGGTTACCATCTTTAAAAGACTTTAGTTAACTACACTACTATTGCGTGAATCTCTCCTGACCTATAGGATGCTTGCATGCCTACGCTTTAATGTCTACATGCATAAGAAGTCTCTAGTAAATTCATTCTCCTCCTTTTATCCACAATATATAACATCTAATTAAAGGAGGGGTAGCGGTTGGAGTCAAAAACAATACAGACCATCCATTTAAGTCATAACAAATCTACGCAAGAGATTTTTtcatgaagattgaagacaaGAATACTGAGTTCCTGACATGTGGTGAAGTCCTACTTTCTGgctttattttatactttttctaGGATAACACGAACTGGACACCCGGCCATTCATCTGGCAATTTTGAGCATGCTTCAATTCTCCTTTATAGTTATGGATTTGTTCCTTCGTCTTGTCATTTGCAGGGTACTGAAAGTACACCCACACTCTCAAGCAAATAGAGTGACCTTTAGTTGTAGgtcaatatttgattttactCATTTGCCAGCTCATTAGTTCTGCTTTAACAAGTGAGTAGTTCAAGTAGGTGTTGTTTAGCTATAGTAAGATTAAGTAGTCATTTCCAAGATACCAAAACTAATAACATATATGTTACCTGCTCATTTCTGAGTGTTGCAGTTATTTGTAAATGATACTGCTGTTGCTGAACTCCCTTTTTGTCAGGTTTATTAGCAAGTTTGGGACTCACATCATTGTGGGTGTAAAGATGGGCGGGAAGGATGTAATTTACATGAAACAGCAGCATTCCTCATCACTTCAACCCGCTGATGTGCAGAAGAGATTGAAGGTGATGGCAGATAAGAGGTTCTTAGATGCAAATGGACAAAATGAACTGGGTTCCGAGCAAGTATACCAATCTGAGAAGGTTTGAACcgattttagtttattcactTATAATCTACGAAATATCCAATTCTAAACTAACCGTGTAGCGAAAAAACAACCTTAATATCAAATTGCATACTTGGCACTACTTTCAAACTGCACAACTTTGACTCCactttttgattttggtgcaAATTAAGCATGGTCATTTTTTGATGATCATCTGATGTGcccaacattttttttttctgttcaTATACATACCATTCGGAATACGAGTCCGCATGAAAAGGTTGGCCACGTGGCCCACGTCAAATCCGACTAACAGAAAAGCATGCTTAAactaaaccaaaatcaaaagtgGTGTTAAATTTGTGAAAGTTTTCACATTGAATTTGCATTTTGGTGTGAATTTTTGGTGCAATAGCATAAACCTTATATGTATTTATGTGATTCATTTTGGTTACATTTCAGCTGACACTGATTAAATGCTATGagaattgagaaataaattaattaaagtacaGTTCCTGAATTGATGTTTCTTGGCTAAATTAGTTTTCATCTAAAGGTTAAGGAATATATATGAAGCTTGATGCTTATTACCTTTCTAATTTACGCGGCAATATCATAGAGTGAACATCACTGCAGTAGTTCTTCGTTACTGTCTATCTAACAGCACCAATTGTAACCAGTCTATCTTTATGGCATCCATCCTCGAGAATGTGCTGCTCCTTCCCTTAATATTATCAGTGTCCTCTAAATAGTGTCTTTGGTTATTCAATATTATCAGTGTCTTAAGCAATCAGATTATTATATCCCCATCTTTTCAGTGCCATGTACTCGTCCATTGATTGAAGTTTCTTCtctccttttctctcttaaaGATTGTAATATGaattcttataattaaattgtccCATCCAGTTGGTTTGGTCTTATTTGATTTTCCTACATGGCACTGTTTCTGATGGATAGTTTATATTACCCATACCAAGCAAAGTCATTGGATAGCTTTGACTCCTGTTGCTTAGGTGATAGATAATTTCTCCATTATTGTCTAGTTTCGTTGGTTGATCCATACTCTTTGTTTACttgtatgttttttgtttcatatatatattttttcttcttcagttTGAAACGAAGGAGACACGGACACGGCTCAGGTTTGCAGATACTGGCACATCAAGTTCTTATGCATATAAAGATGTACGCTTTTAAGCTTTTAATCTTTCATGCCGCAACCTCTAGTTTTTAGCTTTACTTTTAGTCTCTTacagaaatatattttttacttttcattttactgAATGATAGGATATTGTTAGCATGTGCAAAAGGAGAGGTGGAAGTGATAGCACAAACTTGAATCATCAGGAGTGGCTGCAAACAGTTTTGAAGGAGCCTGATGTTATTTCTATGTCCTTTATCCCAATAACATCCCTACTAAATGGTGTTTCAGGAAGTGGCTATTTGAGTCATGCAATTAATCTTTATTTGCGCTGTGAGTGATctattttgcttttatttagtttttttaatttcagttatAGTTACttagaaagaaaatagagTCTCCATGGAATGtttctctatttcttttcATGGGGCGCAGGGACAGCATGATAAGCATGTAGTCAGGAAACCCTTACTTAACCCAAAACCATGGTCAAGGTAAAGGGTTGACTCCCCCACTCGTATGCTATTCCACACTTTCATGTGGAATCGATGTGGGATTTGTATTCCTCTTTCAAAGTGGATGTCCATGGATGGCACACGCTGGGTGGCAAACCCAAAGCCACTGTCCCACAATCCATTTGGTACCCCTTGGGCCCACATTTTCAGTAGCACCCCTTGGTAGCCCCTTTCTGTAGGCCGTCCGTATCCACATTCACAAACCAATTGATAAGCATATAAGTTAGGGAGCTCTCACTTAACCCAAAACCCTGGTCAAAGGTAAATGGTTGACTCCCACTCATATGCTATTCCACACCTCCATGTGGAAATGATGTGGGATTCGTATCACAACATCATAGCACAGCAATCAGCACCATGTATTAGTACTCTCACTATGAAAAACTTCTGGCAACCTGACATGTTTTACATACATCTTCACGTGTGGCAATGGTGCTCGTCTGAAGCATTTTTCATCATCTTGTTCTTCCTTTTTTAAGGAAAAACTTTTCATGTATGCAGATAAGCCACCAATTGAAGAACTCCATCAGTTTCTGGAGTTTCAGCTTCCTAGGCAGTGGGCACCTGTATTCAGTGATCTTCCTCTTGGTCCTCAGCGAAGACAGCAAAACACAACCTCCCTGCAGTTTAGTCTTATGGGCCCAAAACTTTTTATAAATGCCACAGCGGTAAAGCTTCTTTTTCCTAATTATTTCTGCCTCTAGTTTCAGTGTGACTTTTGAGTTTGTGCCACTGGTAGCCTATCTATAGTTATGCAGTGTAAATTGCATTTAATGGAAAAGATTTTCAGTTAATGGTCAGAAGTTACGAACCTCTCATTACAAAACCGTTGGTTCTCACTTGCAGTGGGAATTAGAACATGAATTAAGCAAAGTGTTGCTGAACAAGTTGGACATTTCATAGTTCCTTGGTGTGGTTGGACTCCTCTTTATACACCTAAGGAACTAGTTTTCCTTTGCCCTCACCATCTATTATTTTCTGTTAAGCGCTAATCGCTATGCAGTCACCTCTTTTACagattttagatttaaaatttcattctcGGATAACtaagatattaaaaaatattaagtcaTATCTGTCGTCTACATGTAATGTTTGGTTGGGGGGGGGGTAGTGAAAATTTAGATACagtatgtttttttgttttgacaTGTTGCTGATCTATCACAATTGAGAATTTAGTACTCAAATTCTTGATTTAATTACATGTTGATggaatgaaattattatatgatataGGGAACGAATGTTAGGGGCTACTTggggtttagggttagggcACACACCCACACAAATGcacgcgcacacacacaacaccatatacacacacacatacacacaccaACAcatatgcacacacacacacaccaccaccaccaccaccatatatgcacacacacacacacaagataaattaatcaaactaGTTAGACAAAttgaaatacaataaaatattgaatagcTAGAGAATCACATCTGATTTTAtagctattttttttagggtCAGTTCGTGAATTTAAAGTGACAACCTTATCTATaatacatgaaaaatatttggcaaaaatatttttgaataagcattttttttgtataatcaacatattaattattcatatttcattccattccattccctATATTATTTGTAGTTACCAAGCATAGGAATGAAATCAATCAAGGAATAACAATTCCATTCCCTTTGTATTCCTTGTGCTTACCAAGCAtaagaatggaatggaatggggATTCTATTCCATTCTTGTGCTTGGTAAATGTAAGGTTTACAAATGGATTGGAATTGTTATTCCTTGATTGATTTCATTCCTATGCTTGGTAACTACAAATAATATagggaatggaatggaatgaaatatgaataattaatatgttgattctataaaaaaaatatttattcaaaaatatatttgtcaaatattttggatCATATTAATGTGTACTATAGATGTAAATGAGTGTGTGCATATTTGGTGTATGTATGTGTtgatgtgtgtgtatatatgtggtggtggtgtgtgtgtgcatatgtgcttgtgtgtgtatatatatatatatatatttgcatgtgttgttgtgtgtgtgaaatggaACGGCCATTCCTTAGCTAAATGAAGGAATGGGTATTCCCATGGGGAATGGAATGGGGATTCTCAAGGAAAAAAATGTCAAGCAAAGGAACTGTATGGAGGTAGGAATGCCAATCCATTCccccattccattccaccataCCAAGTTAGTATGCTTTTCCTTGATTTTTACAacctagttttttttttccatatgCATATGTGGGATTTATTTCCAGAACATAATCCGGTATGTTTATCTTGCATGTGGTGTATATACGAGACTACGAGTTCATTCATTTAGCACTAGTTTACTTCTTTCCCTGTTCCCCTCTCTGGAGAATGTTAGTTATTTACATTTCCTAGTGAACTGGGAAAGGTTTCTGATTGCTTTTTCCTTGCAAGCTGCAACTggaaataaaatgtgatgatATAATTCGGGACCGTATTATTTAAGGGTTGGGTCAAGTAGTATGTTCAGCATGCTTAATGGTTACCAACTGTCTTCTTCTGCccaaaaatgatagtattCCTTATGTGATCCCCTGAAAGTTAACAACAGTTATTTCCATCTTAACTATTATTTCAGGTTGATGTGGGTAAAAGACCTGTAACTGGTCTGAGATTGTATCTTGAAGGTAAAAGAAGCAACCGCTTGGCTATTCACTTGCAACATCTCTCCTCTCTTCCAAATATATTCCAACTTGAGGATGACCCGGGTGGCAATTTTCGCCAGGAATCATATGATCGGAGATATTATGAGAAAGTACAATGGAAAAACTTTTCCCATGTATGTACGGCTCCTGTTGAAACTGAAGATGAGCTTTCCATAGTCACTGGAGCACAATTACAGGTTGGGAATTATGGATTTAAGAAGGTTCTTTTCCTCCGTTTACGTTTCTCGACTGTTAAAGGAGCTGTTTCAGTTAAGTATCCAGAATGGGATGGATCCCCTGGGTTGGCACGTAAATCTGGACTTATTTCAACTCTAATTAGTCATCACTTCACAGCAGTCCAGAAACCACCTCCGCAACCGGCTGATGTGAATATTAATTCTGCTGTGTACCCAGGGGGCCCTCCTGTTCCCATCCAAACTCCCAAACTCTTGAAGTTTGTTGATACGACAGAGATGACAAGAGGGCCACAGGAACCACCTGGCTATTGGGTTGTTTCAGGAGCAAGACTTGTAATTGAAAAGGGGAAGATCTCACTTAGGGTCAAGTATTCGTTACTTACTGCCATTCAGCCTGACGACGATGATGAACTGGAATAAGATTTGTATAATAACTTAGAAGTCGACCAAAGACATATTGAAATGGACGGTTGTTATATCAGAGCGGCTGTATCCACCTCGAGACCTCACAGATGACGAGCCACAAACTTCCATAGAGTAGAAGATTTCATGCCGGGGGCTGCGCATCCATTTTGAACTTGAGATGTTACTTGTCCCTGTCTTCCTAATCCTTGTTGTATCAATATGGTTATTTTATGTAGATTCCACAATCAGGTTTTCTACATAAACATTGTGGGAACGGTTCCCTAGTCGAGTAGAAGGTAGATTTATGTGTTGGCAGCTCgcatttttttatactattatgtAAGATGGTTTGTATAAGTTTGTTGCATACATTAAGAAGTTGCTGAATTTGTGTGGTGCAATCAAAATTTGTAAGCCATTAAATCAAGTGGTGTGTACAAAAGATGCCAAACTGAAGTAAGCTTTATTGGTTGGTgggatgagagagagagtgggagtGGGAGTGGGAGAGCCAAATCACTCCTTCCCTTGGCAGAGGAGCAGGTTGAGCAATAAAGCTAGGATACTCCTGTCCTGGCATCACCACTGAGAAATCTGATGCATATGATGTCTGTACCTGACATTCACATGCAACAACCAATGATCAAGAATTGCAATCTCACTCTCAGTTGTTGActaggaagaagaagaatggtGCTTACTGGGTGATGAGGGGGCTCAAGCTTGTGCAATTGTGTTGATTCCGTCTGCGTAGAAGAGTCATGGTGGGACGACGGTCTGAATAGATGCTCGAAAATAGCCATTATGAGAAACATCGAAATCAAGATGGCTGTTGCCACAAATCCGAAAGAGATGGCATTCATGGATGAGCCCAAGCTTTTCCATGGACCTTCCTTGTCAAGAGACTCACTACTACTGTACACATTGTTCCATGGCATTTGCTTTGCTCTTCCACTGTTCAACTCGTTCATACCCTTCCTTTCCTCTTCTGTTAATAAACAATGAAATACATGTTTTTTTGAGCCATCATACTATATATGCACAAACATCAAACTGATATGCTATATGCATAAATCTGAAACCACTAATATACACTTCTCCTTTTttgctattatttttatatgaaaac harbors:
- the LOC125221889 gene encoding MACPF domain-containing protein At4g24290 isoform X1, which codes for MALKLPAAEAAKVAIQSIGRGYDISLDLRLKYCKGDSHMMEINEDQCREIILPGGTSVAGVSKSIKCDKGERTRFRSDVLTFQQMSEQLNQELSLTGKIPSGLFNAMFEFSGCWQKDAAYTKTLAFDGMFITLYTVALEKSQMVLKDHVKREVPSSWEPAALARFISKFGTHIIVGVKMGGKDVIYMKQQHSSSLQPADVQKRLKVMADKRFLDANGQNELGSEQVYQSEKFETKETRTRLRFADTGTSSSYAYKDDIVSMCKRRGGSDSTNLNHQEWLQTVLKEPDVISMSFIPITSLLNGVSGSGYLSHAINLYLRYKPPIEELHQFLEFQLPRQWAPVFSDLPLGPQRRQQNTTSLQFSLMGPKLFINATAVDVGKRPVTGLRLYLEGKRSNRLAIHLQHLSSLPNIFQLEDDPGGNFRQESYDRRYYEKVQWKNFSHVCTAPVETEDELSIVTGAQLQVGNYGFKKVLFLRLRFSTVKGAVSVKYPEWDGSPGLARKSGLISTLISHHFTAVQKPPPQPADVNINSAVYPGGPPVPIQTPKLLKFVDTTEMTRGPQEPPGYWVVSGARLVIEKGKISLRVKYSLLTAIQPDDDDELE
- the LOC125221889 gene encoding MACPF domain-containing protein At4g24290 isoform X2, with the translated sequence MALKLPAAEAAKVAIQSIGRGYDISLDLRLKYCKGDSHMMEINEDQCREIILPGGTSVAGVSKSIKCDKGERTRFRSDVLTFQQMSEQLNQELSLTGKIPSGLFNAMFEFSGCWQKDAAYTKTLAFDGMFITLYTVALEKSQMVLKDHVKREVPSSWEPAALARFISKFGTHIIVGVKMGGKDVIYMKQQHSSSLQPADVQKRLKVMADKRFLDANGQNELGSEQVYQSEKFETKETRTRLRFADTGTSSSYAYKDDIVSMCKRRGGSDSTNLNHQEWLQTVLKEPDVISMSFIPITSLLNGVSGSGYLSHAINLYLRYKPPIEELHQFLEFQLPRQWAPVFSDLPLGPQRRQQNTTSLQFSLMGPKLFINATAVDVGKRPVTGLRLYLEGKRSNRLAIHLQHLSSLPNIFQLEDDPGGNFRQESYDRRYYEKVQWKNFSHVCTAPVETEDELSIVTGAQLQGALLFPSKLPNS
- the LOC125221889 gene encoding MACPF domain-containing protein At4g24290 isoform X3, which produces MALKLPAAEAAKVAIQSIGRGYDISLDLRLKYCKGDSHMMEINEDQCREIILPGGTSVAGVSKSIKCDKGERTRFRSDVLTFQQMSEQLNQELSLTGKIPSGLFNAMFEFSGCWQKDAAYTKTLAFDGMFITLYTVALEKSQMVLKDHVKREVPSSWEPAALARFISKFGTHIIVGVKMGGKDVIYMKQQHSSSLQPADVQKRLKVMADKRFLDANGQNELGSEQVYQSEKFETKETRTRLRFADTGTSSSYAYKDDIVSMCKRRGGSDSTNLNHQEWLQTVLKEPDVISMSFIPITSLLNGVSGSGYLSHAINLYLRYKPPIEELHQFLEFQLPRQWAPVFSDLPLGPQRRQQNTTSLQFSLMGPKLFINATAVDVGKRPVTGLRLYLEGII
- the LOC125221893 gene encoding uncharacterized protein LOC125221893, with the translated sequence MNELNSGRAKQMPWNNVYSSSESLDKEGPWKSLGSSMNAISFGFVATAILISMFLIMAIFEHLFRPSSHHDSSTQTESTQLHKLEPPHHPVQTSYASDFSVVMPGQEYPSFIAQPAPLPREGVIWLSHSHSHSLSHPTNQ